One window of the Gambusia affinis linkage group LG01, SWU_Gaff_1.0, whole genome shotgun sequence genome contains the following:
- the bcl2l1 gene encoding bcl-2-like protein 1, whose translation MSRNRELVLFYIKFKLSQRNYPIQHILPNEPLDCTAAGDAGLDDEQTLETHANGTFNGTSPGSPRRHQAASAATMDAVKVALRDTAREFELRYSRAFNDLHSTLHITPATAYQSFENVMDEVFRDGVNWGRIVGLFAFGGALCVECVEKEMSHLVARIVEWMTVYLDEQIEPWVESQGGWERFAEIFGGNVAAESRRSQESFKNWLLLGMSVVTAFIAGSIFAQKRL comes from the exons ATGTCACGAAACAGAGAACTGGTGCTTTTCTACATTAAGTTTAAACTGTCTCAGAGGAACTATCCGATCCAACACATATTGCCCAACGAGCCCCTGGACTGCACCGCTGCCGGGGACGCGGGGCTGGACGACGAGCAGACGTTAGAGACGCACGCTAATGGGACTTTCAACGGGACGAGTCCAGGATCTCCCAGGCGGCACCAGGCGGCGTCGGCGGCAACGATGGACGCGGTGAAAGTGGCCCTGCGAGACACGGCCCGTGAGTTCGAGCTGCGCTACTCCCGCGCCTTCAACGACCTTCACAGCACGCTGCACATCACACCGGCCACCGCCTACCAGAGCTTCGAGAACGTGATGGACGAGGTGTTCCGGGACGGCGTCAACTGGGGCCGCATCGTGGGGCTGTTCGCGTTTGGTGGCGCGCTGTGCGTGGAGTGCGTGGAGAAGGAGATGAGCCACCTGGTAGCCAGGATTGTAGAGTGGATGACCGTCTACCTGGATGAGCAGATTGAACCTTGGGTGGAGAGCCAAGGAGGATGG GAGCGTTTCGCTGAGATCTTCGGGGGCAACGTGGCGGCAGAGAGTAGAAGATCTCAGGAGAGCTTCAAAAACTGGCTGCTGCTGGGGATGAGCGTGGTGACGGCCTTCATAGCCGGGTCCATCTTCGCCCAGAAGCGCCTGTGA